The genomic region GGGACGAAGCGGTTTGGATCGGGCACGATTGGGGATGTGGTGCAGTCTGGTCCTTCGCGGAGCACTACCCAGAAAAGACAACCGCAGTCTGCGGCATGGCAGTCCCCTCCCACATCATAGAACTCGGCCTCGAGCAGGAGGTGAAGTATGTCAACCGCGAAATGTATCCCAAGGACAAGTATCCTTACGGCCAATGGGACTACCAACAATTCTACGTCGAATCCTTCGACAAAGCAACAGCCTGGTTCGACAAGGACCCCGCCGCCTTCCTCCGCGCAGGCTACTCCAAAGGCAACCCGGCCAGTCTCGGCCAGCCAGCTTTTACATCACAAGTCCGCGCCCAGGGTGGGTGGTTCGGCGGCGTTGCGGAACCAGACCCAAAGTGGAAGCAGATCCCAGCCGAGAACATCTGCATCGACGAGGAGACGTACCAAAAGTTGGTTGAGGCGATGGCGAAGACGGGCTTCTTCGGAGCGGATAGTTGGTATGCTAACCATGAGAGGAATCGGAAGTATTATGATGAGAAGGCGAAGCATGAGGGCAGGTTGAAGATGCCGGTGTTGTTCGTTGAGGCGAAGTTTGATACGATTTGCGATACTGTCAACTCGAGGTTGGCGGAGCCGATGAGGAAGATGTGCGACAAGTTGACGGAATGCAGCATTGGTGAGTTCGCGATTGATGGATGGGCCCAGAGTGAAGGGGTGCTAATGTGAGACTGCAGATTCTGGTCACTGGGTTGCGCAAGAGAAGCCGACGGAAGTGAACGGTGTGATTGCGAGATGGATCGTGGAGGAAGTGCCCACAGCGTGGCCAGGGTACTGGGGCAACAAGGGATTTATCAAGTCAAAGGTGTGAGGTAACAATGTAGCCGAAGCATGCGCTGAGAGAGCGTGAAGTCGAAGCCCAGTGGAATGTATTGCTACTGTGATCTACTTACCCTAACAGCAGATATGCGCTTCGAAAGCTCCCCTGCAAGGTCAGACGCCGATAGCCTGGGTGAGCATCTGTCTCCATGCTGTTCTCAGTACCCCGACAGGACCACTTACTACCCGTTCTTAACGTCAAGCTTCCCATTGATATACGCAACCGTAAGCGGCTGACCATGTGGGGCATGCAGTGCCAACTTTGAGCTGTTGAGGGCGCCACGGATCTCGTCCGAGCTCATAGTCTTGCGAGTGGCGTTGAGGACTGACGAGCGACGGGAGTGGTGCTTATGGTCGTCTAGTTGAGATCAGTGGCTAGAACGATCGATGCTTGTCAATTGTCGCGTACAGGTGTGACGGACTCCTGGGGCGTGCCTGCCGTGGTAGGTCATCTTGAAGCGTCGATCTTGCTGGCGATGTGAGCTTGAGATTGGTGCGGCTTGGTTCCAGTGACTTGAAGCCTCGAAGACAATGAAGACGGGAGGGATGGAGAACGTCAATCGAGGCCAGCCTGCTCTCATATACCCACAGCGGGGTTGCGAGGCAGAGCTGAGGTCGAGAATCAAGCACGAGGAGCACAAGATGGAGTTTCAGCCTCGTCTGCCTTGCCATGCAGTCCATGTTGTATCAGCATCAAGTTTGCGCCCACACACTCTTTCGAGCCTCTATTCGAGCGCGCACGCTGCTGCGAATGGTATTAGAATTTTCCGCGACCAAATTGAGTTACCCATCGATGATATGAACCGTCCAGGGCCAGGCCGTTGAACGTTGTACGATATAAGCTTTGTCCCTAGCTGCAGGCAAAGCTAGTTCTAGGCCTTTAGCCGCCATGCGCAACGGTAGCAGATGCGAAGTGCGCCTCGTGACGCTATTTTGGTGGCTCCAGAAAGTGAACTATCGTTGGATGATATCCACAGCCGCACAAGGTGTGTTCGGTGATGCGGATGAAGCGAGGTGCATACCTGCAAATCGGTGCTTTCATCACATGCCGAATTGACTTCACCAATTACGACAGCACACTGGAAAGCGGTCATACAAGGAATAGCAGGAAGTCATCTCTCGATCCATGTGCCACCAGCGGTCGCTTGAGATGCAGAAGCCCGACCGAACGGCGAAGCGCAGATGCTCTCGTTTTCGGTCGCTTGGATATCGTCGACGAGAACTTGGGGTTATATCGCGATGGTCATTCGTGTGGATGTGGTAGTAAGAAGTCCGCGATTGTTGGTGTGAGCGGCACGCCACTGCACGCAGATGCACCAACCCCTGGCACGTCATGCGCAGCAATCCATGAAGTGATTGGCGGAAGAGCAACGTGGCAATCCGACGGTCGCCTTGACATCTTACGCTCTTCTCTCCCGGCAGTGTCAACTTTTGCCCCGCAACGACATGCTCGATGGGATAACCTCTTCTTCGACTTTTATCGTTTGAGTCTTGAGGCACTTGACCCTAGATGATGGACGCGACCTTCAGATTCAGATCCGCGATGCGTAGCCGTTGGGGTGCAGTTCGGGTGACGATTGTGTGTGCAGATGTGGAGGATAATTGTGCGGGCCCAGAGCACAAAAGATGCCGATCGCGCAGGCTCTGGCTCAGCACTGCATGACCACACAAAGACTGATCACCTTTTGCACGTTGTTAGTGAGATCAAAGACACGCGAGACTTCCTCGCACAACCTGTATATCATGAGCGTGTGTCATCTTTCTCTCATCAGAGCTGTATATCATGAGCGTGTGTCATCTTTCTCTCATCAGAACGCCGTCCATGCAGCCACACCATGCTTGCAAACGACCAGCGGAAGAGCAAAAAACATACAGCACGAGATTTTCCCTCGTCAAGTTACACACACAATTCAATCATACGCAGGTGGATTGCAGCCATCAAACCCTTCTTGGGATCTTCAGGGATAGCTTAAGCTAGACCTACCAACCCCCATCGCATGGTGAGGGCCAGTCGACTTCTGGACGATTGAGATGTGGTCACCCACGATAGTGCTAGTCTCGCGGTCAGGGAGCTTAGGGGAGTGAGAGCGGTTGAAACGCTTCTACTCCAGCTACCAACCCTGACCTTTGGCCGTATGTGCTGGAACTTTGAACGCGGGGTCTTATGTAGGTTGGCGTTTGACTGGTCGGGAGGGTGGTGTGAAAGTGCGTGTCTTCGCTGCATTCTGCACTTCGGCAGCGAATCGCCGCCTTGTCACCTCACCTCCCCTGAGCAATTCTTTCACACTCGGGTGTCGTCGGACGAGTGGAGCGTGTCCAAACAGTGCACCTCGAGCAGCAATGCAGAGCATGATACTGGCCACGCCAGTAAGTAGACCCTCATCGAGTGTATGTAGAGCTTGCACATGGTTGCCGACATGTCATCGGCGTTGGGTGGTTCCTGCACTGCAAATCAGCCAATGCCATCAATCCATTGGGAGTCCAACAGATCTCGTCTCAGTACCTACTCGGGTATGCCAGGGGCGATCGTTCAGTGCTCATGATGAAAGCAGCGTGATGGAGATGGCGTTGTATCGCGTTGCATGTGAAAGCGGAGGTGAAATGTGAAGCTTGGAAGTGAAGAAAGCTCACTTGAGGCTCAGACCCGGCTCAAAGCCCGGCACTAATCCACATGAGTGCATTTCTGGTCTGAGCTGACCTTGCATCACATGATCACATCTTCTCGTGCTCGCACAAGCACTTTACTTTCACCACAACACTTCCTACACAGCACCCAGGTAGCTAGCCCAGTATGGGTAAAGGTGAGTCGCAAGACCTCGATAACTCATATACATGCTAACGCGACTGTAGGCACGGACAAGCTGTACGTATGTTTCGAATGCGACTGGGATCCATCAATCTTCCTCACTAACATGCGCCCAGATCACACACAGCGAGTGGTCGTCCGAAGACGCCTTCTCTGCCAGCGCTGGCGCAAATGCCCGCAAGTCTGCGAACGCCGGAGCCGGAGCCAATTTCAAGCGTCTACCATTCAGCTTCTGTGCCGTATCGCTACAACCTTTCGAGCACCCAGTCTGCACTGCCAACGGCACCATCTTCGACCTGACCAACATCTTACCATGGATCAAGAAGCACGGAACGAACCCAGTCGATGGACAGCCATTGAAGAGCTCTGGGCTGATCAAGCTCAACTTTGTCAAGAACGAAGAGGGCGAATACGTCGATCCGGTGACATTCAAGGTCATTACCGACAACTCACATCTGGTCGCATTGAAGACCACGGGCAATGTGTTCAGCTATGACACAGTTGACCGCTTGAATATCAAGGCGAAGAACTGGCGAGATCTCGTCAACGACGAGGAGTTCAAGCGGAGCGACATCATCACATTGCAAGATCCGCAGAACATTGAGTCTAGGAATCTCAGCCACTTCAAGTACATTCAAGACGGTACGAGCACTCTGACGCCAGAGAAGGACGCTGAACGAGGCGCCGGGATCAACGACCAGAACCTTGGCTCGGCAGGAAAGATCATCAAGGCGAAGGAGGCTGTTGCCAAAGCCAGGGCGGAGCGGGAGAAGGCAGCGAACCAGGCCAGTGGCTCTGCTGAAGCACAGGCTCTTGCGAACGCGCGAAAAGCACATGCAGATGTCGCAAAGTCCTCCCGAACTACCAAGCCACTTCCGTACAATGCAGCACAGTACACCAACGGACAAGCAGCAGCTTCCTTCACAAGTACCGGTCTTACGCCATCGACATCTACTGAACATGCCATCATGAGCGACGAAGAGTATATGCTCAAGCCGAAGCGTGTCAAACAGAAAGGCTATGCTCGCATGTCGACCAACCTGGGCTCCGTCAACATTGAGCTCTACCCCGAGTATGCCCCGAAAGCTGTATGGAACTTCATCCAGCTCTCGAAGCGCGGCTACTACAACAATGTCGCATTTCATCGGAACATCAAGAACTTCATGATCCAGGGTGGCGATCCGACAGGAAGCGGCCGTGGCGGACAGTCTTGCTGGGGCAAATCCTTCACTGACGAGCTCGAAGGCCCACTCACACACGACGGCAGAGGTGTGCTATCGATGGCGAACAAGGGCAAGGACACCAACACGAGTCAATTCTTCATACTATACAAAGCCGCGTCACACCTCAACCGCAAGCACACCATCTTCGGCCGAGTGGTCGATGGACTTGACACGCTAGACAGGCTGGAGAAGGTGCCTGTAGATGACAAGAGTCGGCCTGAACAAGACTGCGTCATTCAGGACGTTGCGATTCTCATTGATCCCTTCGAAGACTTCCTCAAGCAGAGATCGGAGAAGGAGGCAGAAGAGGCGAGGAAGGAGCAACTCAAGATGGAAGGTGGAGCTGAGGATGAGAGAACGACTTGGACAGGCAAACGCATCCGTGCAAATGGCAAGGTGGAAGACAGTGGTGCGGCGAGTGGTGTTGGCAAGTACCTCAAGACTGCTACGCCCGCGGAACAAGATGAAGTGGTGGAAGAGTGGGACGAGGCAGAGCCTCCGCCGACCAAGAAGGTGAAGAAGGGCGGTGGCTTCGGGAATTTCGATGCGTGGTGAGAGGAGTGCTCTCTGACCCTCAGTGCCGACCTACGACGACGACACGTGAACATTGAGGGCAGCTCTCGACCTGCATGATGACTTCTATACGCGGGCGACGTTGCCAAGCAACACAGAGGTCCCCTGAAGCCGCGCTGCCAGCAAACCCGCGCCACGATTAATGGCATTGTTTTGACCCGCACCATCACACGCAAATTTCGCCACTTCACAAGCAACAACAGCCAGCCAGCCTGCATCACTGGTCACACAGCCGCTGCCTTGCCTGCTCAACGCTTCTTCGCGAATTGCTCACGACCCCCATGCTGACAGACGTGCCAACAGACTACCACGTGCTGGACCCTACTACTCACCTCGCTGCTGCTCGCCACCGGACCTAACCCTAGTGCTGTCTGCATGAGACCAGCAGGAGGCTGGCCGCAGTATGCAGCACCCAGATCAGCAGGTCGCGCCTGTGGCTGACATGACAGTCAAGCACCAATGTAGTCCAGAAGCAGACGAATATGACGAAAGCCGCTTCACCATGGAGATGGCTAATGATGAGTCCGACCCCTTCAACCGTAAGCATGCTGATCCAGCTAGATGTATATTCTCTGACCCATTGAACAGCGATCGAGCGCGCCGTCCCATCTGAAGACACAAGCGATACTGTGGCGATGCTTACGGGCATCACCCACCGCATGCGCGCCAGACCCGATCGCCCTTGCCGATCGAATCGTCTTCGCCCTGCCATCTACCACCAGCTCTTCTCCGAGGCCGAGGATATGCTTTTCGACGTTCTGGCTGCTGTCTTCGATGCTCTTCTCCTGGTGAAAAAGATGGGATTCGAGGATGATGATGTTGACCGGATCTGGACACCCCTCACCAACTACACAGACTATCGAAGCTTTTTGCCCGACAGTAAGACTGATGCACTCGTTGGCCCAATGGGAACCGGCAAGTCCAAGCTTCTTTCTTGCCTGCTTGGCACAGAGGATGTCGCGCTCTCCGATGATGGGGACCGAGGCACTCATGTTGTCAGCGAGTTTTGCGGCCCAGAAGTCGCACAGCAGATGCGGTTCAGGGTCAAGGGCGTCTACCGCAGCGATGAGGAGACAATGTCGCTAATGAGATCTCTTGTCAACGATGTGATGGACTACCTAGAAGTCAAGGATCAAGCCGGGCTTCCAGACGGAGGTGAAGCCGCTGCTGAGGCTGTTGAGCTCAAGATGGTCAGTGACAAGGCTGTACAGATTCTGACGACTATGCTTTGTGATGTCAAAGGCTTCTTCGAGGAAGAAACCACCATGAGCTGGTTTGAGGACCAGCACCGCTCCAAGACGTCCAGAGAAGAGATTATGGAATTCATCATTCCCCATATTGAGCGACTTAAGAATGCACGAGGATTTGCCGATGACCAGATCGAAGTGCACAACGCTGACGATGTCTTTGAGCTGGGGGAGATATTCAAACAGCTCTCAACGCCCACCGGTGCAGACGATGGACCACACCCCTGGCCATTAATATCGAAGGTTGAGGTCCATTGCAAGGAAGACCTGCTTGAGACGGGGATTATCATCGCTGACACTCCTGGTCTGGAGGACAAGAACCGCTATGTAGCGCAAAACAACGAGCGCTACCTCAAAGAAAAGGCCGACAAGATCTTGGTGGTCGCACAGTACCTTCGACTTGAGAACAAAGTCGAGCCCATGTTGGAGAGATGCCTTCAAGCAGGCAAGATCTCGAGGACCGAGCTTGTAGTCACCAAAATGGACCAGAAAGACCTGCTCAAGAGACACGAGATCGAGGAACTGGAGGAGTCGGTGAAGCGAAATTTCGCGCGCCGCTTCACGGTCACGGAGCACCCTTCCATTGCCGCATCCCCAGCCGCGAAGATCCTGGTGGATGCAGCGAAGCAGGCGGTGACAGGTTTGGAGAAGATCAATAGTATGCTGGAGGAGTGTGagaagtgggagaaggagaGCGAGGGTCAGCCTGTTTCTTAGGATGCCATTTTGCCGACCGTGCATGAGCCGAGGTGACTTGGGACTGTAAGAGTGTAACAGTGCGCATGGCTTGCGCACACGGGTAGTTGTGCACAGGCGACTTGAAGACCATGGTAGCCTTTGACATGGCGAGATGCCGCAAACATGCTGGCAAATTTGGAAAGTAACAGTACACTCTGTATCCTGCATTACTGGCACAAGAATTCGGATCACCTGCGACGTTCCCGTTTATGCTTTTACTTGATGCTGGTACCTTAGCAAGATGTCAGAGAACAAGTCTCCCCCGCGGCGTAGTGCAGGCCGGATACCACATGAAGTACCGCTGATATTCACTGACTGTGCGCCACTTTTACTTCGATCTCATCGCAGTCGCGCGGCTTGGGTATTAGAGATATCGTTGCAGTCCAGAGCCGGAAGTCGAGAATGGTTAGCGTTCATACTTCTCGCTCGGCTTGAAAGACATA from Fulvia fulva chromosome 2, complete sequence harbors:
- a CDS encoding Peptidyl-prolyl cis-trans isomerase-like 2; amino-acid sequence: MGKGTDKLYITHSEWSSEDAFSASAGANARKSANAGAGANFKRLPFSFCAVSLQPFEHPVCTANGTIFDLTNILPWIKKHGTNPVDGQPLKSSGLIKLNFVKNEEGEYVDPVTFKVITDNSHLVALKTTGNVFSYDTVDRLNIKAKNWRDLVNDEEFKRSDIITLQDPQNIESRNLSHFKYIQDGTSTLTPEKDAERGAGINDQNLGSAGKIIKAKEAVAKARAEREKAANQASGSAEAQALANARKAHADVAKSSRTTKPLPYNAAQYTNGQAAASFTSTGLTPSTSTEHAIMSDEEYMLKPKRVKQKGYARMSTNLGSVNIELYPEYAPKAVWNFIQLSKRGYYNNVAFHRNIKNFMIQGGDPTGSGRGGQSCWGKSFTDELEGPLTHDGRGVLSMANKGKDTNTSQFFILYKAASHLNRKHTIFGRVVDGLDTLDRLEKVPVDDKSRPEQDCVIQDVAILIDPFEDFLKQRSEKEAEEARKEQLKMEGGAEDERTTWTGKRIRANGKVEDSGAASGVGKYLKTATPAEQDEVVEEWDEAEPPPTKKVKKGGGFGNFDAW
- a CDS encoding Bifunctional epoxide hydrolase 2 — encoded protein: MVLLEEHEFTWAEKKTAYLAAGPKEGPLLIFIHGWPAIGYTWKPQLETFASLGFRGIAPDMPGYGGSSARKVTEDYSLEEINNSMVALLGHLGRDEAVWIGHDWGCGAVWSFAEHYPEKTTAVCGMAVPSHIIELGLEQEVKYVNREMYPKDKYPYGQWDYQQFYVESFDKATAWFDKDPAAFLRAGYSKGNPASLGQPAFTSQVRAQGGWFGGVAEPDPKWKQIPAENICIDEETYQKLVEAMAKTGFFGADSWYANHERNRKYYDEKAKHEGRLKMPVLFVEAKFDTICDTVNSRLAEPMRKMCDKLTECSIDSGHWVAQEKPTEVNGVIARWIVEEVPTAWPGYWGNKGFIKSKV